In Citrus sinensis cultivar Valencia sweet orange chromosome 2, DVS_A1.0, whole genome shotgun sequence, a single genomic region encodes these proteins:
- the LOC102614200 gene encoding probable inactive dual specificity protein phosphatase-like At4g18593 yields the protein MEQVHKHVANPQAIYRCKKCRRLVASEENIVPHEQGKGEQCFKRKKRSEMENEPAECSSLFVESMKWMQSVQEGFVGEKLQCMGCKARLGSFNWAGLQCSCGAWATPAFQLHKSRLDKCFN from the coding sequence ATGGAACAAGTCCATAAACATGTTGCAAATCCCCAGGCCATATATCGCTGTAAAAAATGTCGAAGACTTGTTGCTTCAGAGGAGAACATAGTTCCCCATGAGCAAGGAAAAGGAGAACAATGCTTCAAACGGAAAAAGAGAAGTGAGATGGAAAACGAACCAGCAGAATGCTCCTCCTTATTTGTGGAGTCCATGAAGTGGATGCAATCCGTACAAGAAGGTTTTGTGGGAGAGAAACTTCAGTGCATGGGGTGCAAGGCCCGGCTAGGTTCCTTCAACTGGGCAGGTTTGCAGTGCAGCTGTGGAGCCTGGGCGACTCCTGCTTTTCAGCTGCACAAAAGTCGTTTAGACAAGTGCTTTAATTGA
- the LOC102614487 gene encoding uncharacterized protein LOC102614487 → MGDTRDSVSLKRIVFVTVGTTCFDALVKAVDTLEVKQELTRRGYTHLLIQMGRGTYVPTKSLGEDGLMAVDYFTFSSSIADHLRSASLVISHAGSGSIFETLRHGKPLIVVVNEDLMDNHQSELAEELAARKHLYCAHPQSLHQVIAGMDLESLLPYQPGDATPVAKLINRFLGFPDD, encoded by the exons ATGGGAGATACTAGGGATAGTGTGAGCTTGAAGAGAATTGTGTTCGTAACAGTCGGAACAACATGTTTTGATGCTCTTGTGAAAGCGGTGGATACTTTAGAAGTAAAACAAGAGTTGACAAGAAGAGGATATACCCATCTTCTCATTCAAATGGGTCGAGGAACCTATGTACCTACTAAG TCCCTTGGAGAAGACGGCCTCATGGCTGTAGACTACTTTACTTTTTCGTCAAGCATTGCAGACCATCTAAGGTCTGCATCTCTTGTAATCAGTCATGCCG GGTCAGGGAGCATATTTGAGACCTTACGGCATGGTAAACCTTTGATAGTGGTGGTGAATGAAGACTTAATGGACAATCATCAGAGTGAGCTAGCAGAAGAACTAGCAGCGAGGAAGCATTTATATTGTGCTCATCCTCAATCCCTTCATCAGGTTATAGCTGGTATGGATTTGGAGTCTCTCCTACCATACCAACCTGGTGATGCCACACCAGTTGCCAAGCTTATAAACAGATTTCTAGGTTTCCCTGATGATTGA
- the LOC107175460 gene encoding uncharacterized protein LOC107175460, translated as MAEKEGGVVKKGHEEGMKVASSLLEEFGLPLGLLPLADVIEVGFVQTTGYMWILQKKKVEHSFKMVKKLVSYDTEITGYVNKNVIKKLKGVKAKELMLWPPVSEIKVDDPPTGKIHFKSLAGITKTFPIEAFAAGQ; from the coding sequence ATGGCAGAGAAGGAAGGAGGTGTTGTCAAGAAGGGCCATGAAGAGGGGATGAAAGTGGCTTCTTCTCTCCTAGAAGAGTTTGGGCTGCCACTGGGACTTCTTCCTCTTGCTGATGTGATTGAAGTTGGTTTCGTCCAGACTACTGGCTACATGTGGATCCTGCAGAAGAAAAAGGTGGAGCATAGTTTCAAAATGGTCAAAAAACTTGTGAGCTATGATACTGAAATAACTGGTTATGTTAACAAGAATGTGATCAAGAAGCTCAAGGGAGTGAAGGCTAAGGAGCTTATGCTCTGGCCTCCAGTCAGTGAGATCAAAGTTGATGATCCACCCACTGGGAAAATTCACTTCAAGAGCCTTGCTGGGATCACCAAGACTTTCCCAATTGAAGCATTTGCCGCAGGCCAATGA
- the LOC102613702 gene encoding uncharacterized protein LOC102613702 — translation MATASLIHASCGYSLRLGGSNNRNGAHGPLGSSTSFSCSCCSSTNLIFSSGINNWKQQGLKAQTMGTTTQESFASSRGTLNGKNKPDHLLVLVHGILASPSDWTYAEAELKRRLGSNFLIYASSSNTYTRTFSGIDGAGKRLANEVMEVVKKTDSLKRISFLAHSLGGLFARYAVAVLYSSTAEESGEPVDLADSMRENSLTMCSSRRGTIAGLEPVNFITLATPHLGVRGKKQLPFLFGVSFLEKLALPLAPILVGQTGSQLFLMDGRPDKPPLLLRMASDCEDGKFLSALGAFRCRIVYANVSYDHMVGWRTSSIRRETELVKPPRRSLDGYKHVVDVEYCPPVSSDGPHFTSEAIKAKEAAQNEPNAQNTSEYHVIMEEEMIRGLQRLGWKKVDVSFHSAFWPFFAHNNIHVKNEWLHNAGTGVIAHVADSLRQQESSSFIAASL, via the exons atggcAACGGCTTCTTTGATTCACGCTTCTTGTGGTTATTCTCTGAGACTTGGTGGTAGTAATAACAGAAATGGAGCTCACGGTCCTCTAGGCTCTTCGACGTCGTTTTCGTGTTCTTGTTGTTCTTCcaccaatttgattttctcttCCG GGATCAATAATTGGAAACAGCAAGGTCTTAAAGCTCAAACAATGGGTACAACCACTCAGGAAAGTTTTGCATCGTCCAGGGGAACTTTGAATGGGAAAAATAAGCCTGATCatcttcttgttcttgttcaTGGCATCTTGGCTAG CCCAAGTGATTGGACATATGCAGAAGCTGAGTTAAAAAGACGTCTTGGAAGtaactttttaatatatg CAAGTTCATCTAACACCTACACTAGAACCTTTTCTGGTATTGATGGGGCTGGAAAGCGATTAGCAAATGAA GTTATGGAAGTAGTGAAAAAGACAGATAGCCTCAAAAGGATCTCCTTCTTAGCCCATTCTCTTGGAGGGTTATTTGCAAGATATGCAGTTGCTGTCCTTTACTCATCAACTGCAGAAGAAAGTGGTGAACCCGTTGATCTTGCTGATTCAATGAGAGAAAATTCACTAACTATGTGCTCTTCAAGACGAGGTACGATTGCTGGACTGGAGCCAGTCAATTTTATTACCTTGGCAACTCCTCATCTTGGGGTGAGAGGGAAAAAGCAG CTTCCATTTCTATTCGGGGTCTCCTTTCTAGAGAAACTTGCTCTACCACTGGCTCCAATTCTTGTTGGCCAGACTGGTAGTCAGCTGTTTCTCATGGATGGTAGACCCGATAAACCACCTCTGCTTTTGAGAATGGCATCTGATTGTGAAGATGGGAAGTTCTT ATCCGCTCTTGGTGCATTTAGATGCCGCATTGTTTATGCAAATGTATCTTATGATC ATATGGTTGGTTGGCGCACATCCTCCATAAGGAGGGAAACAGAACTTGTGAAG CCTCCTCGTCGATCTTTGGATGGTTACAAGCACGTTGTAGATGTGGAGTATTGTCCGCCAGTTTCATCTGACGGGCCCCATTTTACTTCAGAAGCAATCAAAGCTAAGGAAGCTGCACAAAATGAACCCAATGCACAAAATACATCAGAATATCATGTAATTATGGAAG AGGAAATGATACGTGGTTTACAGCGGTTGGGATGGAAAAAGGTCGATGTCAGCTTTCATTCGGCATTCTGGCCCTTCTTTGCCCATAACAATATACAC GTGAAAAATGAATGGCTTCACAATGCTGGTACCGGCGTGATTGCTCATGTTGCAGACAGTCTCAGGCAACAGGAATCATCGTCATTCATTGCCGCTAGCTTATAG
- the LOC102613414 gene encoding 14-3-3-like protein D produces MDKDRENFVYIAKLAEQAERYDEMVDAMKKVANLDVELTVEERNLLSVGYKNVIGARRASWRILSSIEQKEEARGNELNVKRIKEYRQKVEAELSKISTDIMQVIDEHLIPSCTGGESTVFYYKMKGDYYRYLAEFKTGDERKDVADLSMKAYQAASTTAEAELSPTHPIRLGLALNFSVFYYEIMNSPERACHLAKQAFDEAISELDTLSEESYKDSTLIMQLLRDNLTLWTSDIPEDGGDEAQKMDISAKEGEGED; encoded by the exons ATGGACAAAGATCGTGAAAACTTCGTTTACATCGCCAAGCTTGCTGAACAAGCTGAACGATACGACG AAATGGTTGATGCAATGAAAAAGGTAGCGAATCTTGACGTGGAACTGACTGTGGAGGAGAGAAACTTACTCTCGGTTGGGTATAAGAATGTGATTGGTGCACGTAGAGCATCATGGAGGATTCTTTCGTCGATAGAGCAGAAAGAAGAGGCCAGAGGGAATGAACTTAAtgtgaaaagaattaaagagtATAGGCAAAAGGTGGAAGCTGAGCTGTCGAAGATCAGCACTGATATTATGCAAGTCATTGATGAGCATTTGATCCCTTCCTGCACCGGAGGTGAATCCACTGTGTTTTACTATAAAAT GAAAGGTGATTATTATCGGTACTTGGCAGAGTTTAAGACTGGTGATGAGAGGAAAGATGTTGCTGATCTGTCAATGAAAGCCTATCAG GCAGCTTCTACTACCGCAGAAGCTGAATTGTCTCCTACCCACCCCATCCGACTTGGTTTGGCCTTGAACTTCTCAGTTTTTTACTATGAGATTATGAACTCTCCTGAAAG GGCATGCCACCTTGCAAAGCAGGCCTTTGATGAAGCCATCTCAGAATTGGATACATTAAGTGAGGAATCTTACAAAGACAGCACGTTGATAATGCAGCTATTGAGGGACAACCTCACTCTTTGGACTTCTGACATACCAGAGGATGGAG GTGATGAAGCCCAGAAAATGGACATCTCTGCTAAAGAGGGTGAAGGTGAAGATTGA
- the LOC107175459 gene encoding protein AGENET DOMAIN (AGD)-CONTAINING P1-like, with amino-acid sequence MSYAHKETVEICKKQEGLVSSYYTATVLAAIARTKYLVRYETRFSEDRTRLLVESVDEADIRPLPPPNLEVSEKVDAYVNDAWWVGKIVRKVDPNYYVKLDSTGTVVHCPFYKVRVHLEWEHGKWVYPPIKPQTDEDQSNAI; translated from the exons atGTCTTATGCTCACAAAGAAACAGTAGAGATATGCAAGAAACAAGAAGGGCTTGTGAGCTCGTACTACACGGCCACTGTTCTTGCGGCAATAGCAAGAACCAAGTATCTAGTTCGATACGAGACTCGTTTTTCTGAAGACAGAACAAGATTGTTAGTCGAGTCTGTTGATGAAGCCGACATCAGGCCACTGCCGCCACCAAatcttgaagtttctgaaaaGGTTGATGCTTATGTTAATGACGCTTGGTGGGTTGGAAAGATTGTGAGAAAAGTTGATCCTAACTACTATGTCAAGTTGGATAGTACTGGTACTGTGGTGCATTGTCCTTTTTATAAAGTCAGGGTTCATCTTGAATGGGAACATGGCAAGTGGGTTTATCCTCCAATTAA GCCTCAAACTGACGAAGACCAATCAAATGCAATCTGA
- the LOC102613115 gene encoding dof zinc finger protein DOF1.5, translated as MGNDEEEQGIKLFGKTITLHGRQVKEEQNQRGSDQPQAVVDKRPDKIIPCPRCKSMETKFCYFNNYNVNQPRHFCKGCQRYWTAGGALRNVPVGAGRRKTKPPGRGLPDGCLYDVASGDHHHQLLHHQLDQFDLEGVFVEDWHPAAAAHGYGGFQNAFPVKRRRSNSGGQLC; from the coding sequence atggGGAACGATGAAGAAGAACAAGGAATCAAGCTGTTTGGGAAAACAATTACGTTGCACGGACGTCAAGTTAAAGAAGAACAAAACCAAAGAGGAAGTGATCAGCCACAAGCGGTTGTTGATAAAAGACCAGACAAGATCATACCATGCCCTAGATGCAAGAGCATGGagacaaaattttgttacttcaACAACTACAACGTTAACCAGCCTAGGCATTTCTGCAAGGGCTGTCAGAGATACTGGACTGCTGGCGGGGCCCTCCGCAATGTCCCCGTCGGTGCCGGCCGCCGCAAGACCAAGCCTCCCGGTCGAGGCCTCCCGGATGGTTGCTTGTATGACGTCGCCTCTggtgatcatcatcatcagctaCTGCACCACCAGCTTGATCAGTTTGATTTAGAGGGGGTGTTCGTGGAGGACTGGCACCCGGCAGCAGCTGCCCACGGCTACGGAGGTTTCCAAAATGCTTTCCCCGTGAAGCGGCGACGGAGCAACTCAGGTGGTCAactttgttga